CCGCTTTCCTCCAGTCGCTTGACGCGTCGAAGACAGGGAGGGGCGGAAATGCCGACCCTGCGCGAAAGCTCGACATTGGTCATACGGCCGTCTTTTTGCAGCTCGCGCAATATCTTCCAGTCGATGGCGTCGAGATCGGCCTTGATCGGCATGGTCGCTGTCCGCTGCGCAAGAATGTTTCGCGACATCGTCATTAAACGAGTTTGCGGGTCGCGCCATCCCTGCGAAAAGGAAATTTCGATATTCACCGGGGGTTAACCACAAGCATCCGGTTCCGCATCGTGTATTCAGCATTATGGGGACACTTGTCGCACGTCCTTGCTGGGGAAGGGGCCAGCACTTACATTGCGGCAACAATTGCCGCTCGTTTCGGCCGCGCCATGCGGCCGTCCTTCGCAAAAGGCCGTTTCATGACCGTCAAGCACGCGCCCGTTCTCATCATCGGCTCCGGCCCGGCCGGCTACACTGCTGCCATCTACGCGGCGCGGGCGATGCTGAAGCCGATGCTGGTCGCGGGCCTGCAGCAGGGCGGCCAGCTCATGATCACCACGGATGTCGAGAACTATCCGGGTTTTGCCGAGCCGGTGCAGGGGCCGTGGCTGATGAGCGAGATGCTGAAGCAGGCCGAACACGTCGGTACCGACATCGTCAATGACATTATCACCGAGGTGAACCTGGATGTTCGCCCCTTCGTGGCCAAGGGCGATTCCGGCACGACCTACACGGCGGATACGCTGATCATCGCCACCGGTGCGCAGGCCAAGTGGCTGGGCATCCCTTCCGAGCAGACTTTCATGGGCTTTGGCGTGTCGGCTTGCGCCACCTGCGACGGCTTTTTCTATCGCGGCAAGGACGTCGCCGTGGTCGGCGGCGGTAATTCCGCTGTTGAAGAGGCGCTCTATCTGGCCAATCTGGCCAAGTCGGTTACGGTCATTCACCGTCGCAGCGAGTTCAGGGCGGAACGCATTCTGCGCGAACGCCTGATGAAGAAGGATAATGTCCGCGTCATCTGGGACACGGTGGTGGACGAGATCACCGGCCGCCCCGGGAAGACACCGCTGCCGCCTTCGGTCGAAGGACTGAAGCTGCGCAACGCCGTCACCGGTCAGGAAAGCCTACTCAAGGTCGATGGCGTGTTCGTGGCGATCGGTCACGCGCCGGCGGTCGAACTGTTCGCCGGCAAGCTCAAGCAGAAGTCGAATGGTTATCTGTGGACCGCGCCGGATTCGACGCGCACCGATATTCCGGGCGTCTTCGCGGCCGGCGATGTCACCGACGATATCTATCGGCAGGCGGTGACCGCGGCGGGTATGGGATGCATGGCGGCGCTCGAAGCCGAGAAATATCTCGCGGGCATAGAGGTACATCGGGAAGCGGCGGAGTAAGCCGCAAAATCTCCGAAATCTTTCTTCAGACGCCAAAACGAAAACGAGGGGAATCATGGCGCTGGATTGGGACAAACTTCGCGTGTTTCACGCCGCAGCGGAGGCTGGCTCCTTCACGCATGCGGCCGAGACACTGCATCTTTCACAATCGGCCATTTCGCGGCAGGTCAGCGCGCTGGAACACGATGTCGGCGTGCCCCTGTTCCATCGCCATGCCCGCGGGCTGGTGCTGACCGAACAGGGCGAGATGCTGTTTCGCACGGCGCACGACGTGCTGATGAAGTTGGAATCGATCAAGACAAGGCTGGCGGAGTCCAAGGATCGGCCATCCGGCATTCTGCGCGTGACGACCACGGTCGGTCTTGGGGCCGGCTGGTTGACCGATCGGGTGCAGGAATTCATCGACCTCTACCCGGAAATCCACCTCCAGCTCATCCTCGCCAATGAAGAGCTGGACCTGACCATGCGGCAGGCGGACTGCGCCATCCGGCTCAGGCAGCCCCAGCAGCCGGATCTGATCCAGCGGCGCCTGTTCACGGTCCACTTCCACCTCTACGCCTCGCCGGCCTATGTGAACAAATATGGCAAGCCGGCCTCCGTGGCCGAGTTGAAAAACCACCGCATCGTCACGTTCGGCGTGCCGGTGCCGACACATCTTTCGGAGCTCAACTGGCTGGAGACGGTCGGCGATTTCGAAAGCGGCCAGCGCGTTCCGACGCTGCAGATCAACGACATCCTGTCGATCAAGCGCGCCGTCCAGGGCGGCGCAGGCATCGCCATGCTGCCCGACTATGTCATCGGCAAGGATGCCGGTCTGGTGCAGCTTCTTCCGGAAACCGAAGTACCGTCCTTCGACACCTACTTCGCGTATCCCGATGCGATGAAGAATCAGGCCAAGCTGCATGTGTTCCGCGACTTCATCATCGCGAAGGCTCGCAACTGGTCATATTGAAGGCAAGCTGGTTCAGCTCCCGTTTCGGCAGATTGGGTGCCGGCGGCGCTCAGCCGCCTTGCCATGGCGTCAGCCGTGGCAGCCAGCCGGGAACGGCGCGCCGATAGGCTTCGTACTGGGCGCCGTAACGCCTTGCCAGGGTCGGTTCTTCGTAAAGGCGAACAAAAGACCCTACCGCCACCGCCACGACGATCGCGTAGAGAAGGACGGCCCAACTGGCGAAGAGCATCGCTTGGCCGACAATGATCGACAGCACCGCGACATACATCGGGTTGCGGACGAAGCGGTAGACACCGCCAACGACCAGCTTTTCGGTCGGCGCGATCGGGGCAGGGGTGCCGGAGCCTTCGAGGGCAAAACGGGCAAAGCAATGAACCAGCACGGCAATCGCCGTGATGATCAGCAGCGCGCCGAGCAGGGTTTGAGGCAGGAAGCCTGAGAAGGGCATCCTGTAACGGTCGAGGACCAGCCAAGGCAACACACCAGCTACGATGCACGGTGCCAGCAGGAAGAAGACGGCACTGCCCGCCACCGCCGAAGCTCTGGTCTTCATGACAATCCCCGTGCATTGGGCCGCGAAAGGGCTAGCCCATATGATGCCTGTTTCGATGGCAGCGGTCCGCGCTGTTGGCATGCCTGATCGACGTTGTTTGCAGCGCAGCACGACAATCATTGTGCAATATGCTTGCTTTTCTGGCCCTATGGCCAAGAAATGCGCGTTGGACCACAGCCTGTGCCTTTTTGCATGTGTGCGTTGCAAAATGAGTGCTTGTTTCTTGGGCAGGATACGCCCATATATCAGTCATCTCCTGGGCGCGTTCTCCTCCCATTAGCGCCCTCGAGTGTTCCCCTCTGGAGGTTTAGCCCTAACGGGCACTTCCATTCAACTTAGCCGGGTCTTCGCGATCCGGCTTTTTTGTTTTCTGAAGCAGGATACGCCCTCGCGGCGATCTTTCAGCATCGAGCCCCATTCCCGACCAATAGTGCCGCACCATCCACCGTCGCCAGCTGGTCCAGCGCGCGGCGGTTTCGGAAATCGGCTGCCCAAGCGCTATTCATCCGCCGTGTAACGGTGACATGTAACATCAGGTAACATGCAGTCGACGCGAATTAGCGACTATGCACATACCCAGGACGCGGTGTGGATTGTTCGGGGATGGGGGCATCTTCCGAACAGTCGGGCTCTGGCAACGGCCGCGTCCAGTCCTATTTTTCCCGGTGTGGCGGCCGCCGGGGCCAGGCGGCGGACTTGAGGTTTCCTCCCGGAGACGAAGCGGTCCCAGAAAAACGGCGCCCCGCAATCGGAGCGCCGTTTTTTGTTCAACGCTGCAAGCCTTGTGGCCCAGCCAAACGGCTTTTCCCGAAGGCAGCCGGTATTCCTCAGGCTGCCTTGCCGTTAGAGTTCATGACCTCGTCGGCCAGGCGCCCGGTCAATTCGGCCATATGATCGAAGGTTGCCGTATAGCTGGCCACGCCGGCGGTCGCCGAGCGCAGCTCGATGATGAGGTCACCGATCTCAGCCTGCGGCATTGTCGCCTCCACCACATCCCATCCCGGCCAGTCGGAGCGGGCGTCGTATCCCAGGATTTGGCCACGACGTTGCGGAATGAGGGCAATGATCTTGGCCGTCGCATCCGATGGCGTGACGATCTCGACCTTCATGACCGGCTCCAACAGTACGGGCGAGCAGGCCGCCATGCCCTCCTTCATGGCGAGTTTGGCCGCCATCTGGAAGGCCATGTCGGACGAGTCGACCGCGTGGTAGGAACCATCCGACAGGTTCACGGTGACGTCGACCACGGGGAAGCCGAGCGGCCCGCCCTTGAGATAGTCGCGTACGCCCGTCTCCACCGACTGGATGTAGGTCTTCGGCACCACACCGCCTGTGATCGTGTCGGTGAACTGGAAACCCGTGCCGCGTGGCAACGGCTTGATCTCCAGCACCACGTCGCCGAACTGGCCGTGGCCGCCCGACTGTTTCTTGTGGCGGCCACGCTGCTGTACGGATTTGCGGATTGTCTCCCGATACGGCACTGCGGGGGCGTGGCCCTCGATCTGGATCTGGTTCTTGCCTTCCAGACGTTCGCGCACCACCCGCAGATGCATCTCGCCATGTCCCGACAGCACTGTCTCGGCCGAATCCTGGTTGTGGCTGACGCTGAGCGAGGGATCCTCCTCGGCAAGCCGCTGGATGGCGGCCGACATTTTGACATCGTCCTTGCGTTCCTTGGGCCGCAGGGCAAAGGCAAAGACCGGCCGTGGCGCGGCGAGCGCCGCGAGCGGTTTGGCGCCACCCTTGGCGGAGGTCAGGGTCTCGCCGGTGCGGACTTCGTCGAGCTTGCCCAGCGCGACCGTGTCGCCGGTCCTGGCCGACGGCTGTTTCGATTGGTCCTTGCCCAACATGCGGTAGATGCCGGAAATCTTCGCCGTGTTTCCATTGGGCAGGAAGAGCTCGGCGCTGTCGGCCACTTGCCCCGACAGGATGCGGGAGACTGACAGCTTGCCGCCATGGGCGGTGTGGATGGTCTTCATCACCTGCACGATCGCTGCCGGTCCATCGAGCACACCGAGGCGCTTGCGGGTCGCGTCGATGTCGGGAGCGTCATGGCGGATGGTCTTGAGGAGGCGCAGAACGCCATTGCCCTTTTCGGCGGTGCCGATCAGCACCGGCGTCACCGCGCCGGTTCGCAAATCCGC
The genomic region above belongs to Mesorhizobium terrae and contains:
- a CDS encoding LysR family transcriptional regulator; its protein translation is MALDWDKLRVFHAAAEAGSFTHAAETLHLSQSAISRQVSALEHDVGVPLFHRHARGLVLTEQGEMLFRTAHDVLMKLESIKTRLAESKDRPSGILRVTTTVGLGAGWLTDRVQEFIDLYPEIHLQLILANEELDLTMRQADCAIRLRQPQQPDLIQRRLFTVHFHLYASPAYVNKYGKPASVAELKNHRIVTFGVPVPTHLSELNWLETVGDFESGQRVPTLQINDILSIKRAVQGGAGIAMLPDYVIGKDAGLVQLLPETEVPSFDTYFAYPDAMKNQAKLHVFRDFIIAKARNWSY
- the trxB gene encoding thioredoxin-disulfide reductase, giving the protein MTVKHAPVLIIGSGPAGYTAAIYAARAMLKPMLVAGLQQGGQLMITTDVENYPGFAEPVQGPWLMSEMLKQAEHVGTDIVNDIITEVNLDVRPFVAKGDSGTTYTADTLIIATGAQAKWLGIPSEQTFMGFGVSACATCDGFFYRGKDVAVVGGGNSAVEEALYLANLAKSVTVIHRRSEFRAERILRERLMKKDNVRVIWDTVVDEITGRPGKTPLPPSVEGLKLRNAVTGQESLLKVDGVFVAIGHAPAVELFAGKLKQKSNGYLWTAPDSTRTDIPGVFAAGDVTDDIYRQAVTAAGMGCMAALEAEKYLAGIEVHREAAE
- a CDS encoding methyltransferase family protein — protein: MKTRASAVAGSAVFFLLAPCIVAGVLPWLVLDRYRMPFSGFLPQTLLGALLIITAIAVLVHCFARFALEGSGTPAPIAPTEKLVVGGVYRFVRNPMYVAVLSIIVGQAMLFASWAVLLYAIVVAVAVGSFVRLYEEPTLARRYGAQYEAYRRAVPGWLPRLTPWQGG
- a CDS encoding elongation factor G, whose translation is MGNRAGGRRSGPKCIAIVGPFASGKTTLLEAILARTGAIPRQNPVSSGNTVSDHSPEARSHAMSVEATFASTEFMGDQLTFVDCPGSIEFAFEAEPVLAACDIAVVVAEADEKKIPALQLIMRKLDELGVPRILFLNKVDKAIAGVRETLKMLQPTSSVPLLLRQIPLRKDGVVIGSIDLALERAYIYREYAESEVAEIPSDDKAREIEARFSMLETLADHDDQLMEQLLEEIEPPRDAVFDDLAADLRTGAVTPVLIGTAEKGNGVLRLLKTIRHDAPDIDATRKRLGVLDGPAAIVQVMKTIHTAHGGKLSVSRILSGQVADSAELFLPNGNTAKISGIYRMLGKDQSKQPSARTGDTVALGKLDEVRTGETLTSAKGGAKPLAALAAPRPVFAFALRPKERKDDVKMSAAIQRLAEEDPSLSVSHNQDSAETVLSGHGEMHLRVVRERLEGKNQIQIEGHAPAVPYRETIRKSVQQRGRHKKQSGGHGQFGDVVLEIKPLPRGTGFQFTDTITGGVVPKTYIQSVETGVRDYLKGGPLGFPVVDVTVNLSDGSYHAVDSSDMAFQMAAKLAMKEGMAACSPVLLEPVMKVEIVTPSDATAKIIALIPQRRGQILGYDARSDWPGWDVVEATMPQAEIGDLIIELRSATAGVASYTATFDHMAELTGRLADEVMNSNGKAA